In Halanaeroarchaeum sp. HSR-CO, one DNA window encodes the following:
- a CDS encoding PAS domain S-box protein, whose protein sequence is MRDTSRFSTETWSSLLDQSGEILLVIDIETARIADVNEMACEFLGYEESGLLDRSVTDITGFASEAHWRDHLPSRAEEQHLGENDLYPADGDPIPVEASVSRVQANGEEYVLVVARDISERNAREAELERQKHRAEEYFETAGNVMLVLDRDRTVERINERGSDLLGYERSELLGADWFETVVPGEIEPEIEDIFEAFWTAESPAIETHTHYIETKTGEKRFVKWHNTALHDTSGAVTGILSSGIDITERKAYEEELDETNTLLRTIVENMPMGVLVEDADRDILVTNEELPRVLGASIPADELIGRDCTAAAQNLKERFADPSSFVDGIERRIDRREPAHNEELELVDGRILERDYIPFTLVGGPANLWLYRDVTERTEKNREMASIRDFLDDIFEALPYPLYVLDTENYEIERTNEKVPNLDGKTCYDLSHQRDKPCHEGDESFPCPLKTVLETGEPTTVEHTHYGDDGEEYVHEVHAAPIFDEDGNVVQMVESLIDITSRTEYERQLEEQRDNLEVLNQVLRHDIRNDLQLVTAYADILEERVDDQQEYVETIRENARHAVELTTTARDMADVWLSDREERTRVSLQSTLETELDEARSVHDDAVITVTGTVPETPVLADEMLGSVFHNILQNAVRHNDKDIPEVTVATAEREDTVRVRIADNGPGVPAEQRGVIFGRGEKGLDSSGTGLGLYLVKTLVEGYGGDVWVEENDPEGAVFVVELPTERADD, encoded by the coding sequence ATGCGGGACACGTCCCGGTTCTCGACGGAGACCTGGTCGAGCCTCCTCGATCAGTCGGGAGAAATCCTCCTCGTGATCGATATCGAGACGGCACGGATCGCCGACGTCAACGAGATGGCATGTGAGTTTCTCGGCTACGAGGAGTCGGGACTACTCGATCGGTCGGTCACCGATATCACGGGGTTCGCGAGCGAAGCGCACTGGCGGGACCACCTCCCCTCGCGCGCGGAGGAACAGCATCTGGGCGAAAACGACCTCTATCCGGCGGACGGCGACCCGATTCCCGTCGAGGCGTCCGTCTCCCGAGTGCAGGCCAATGGCGAGGAGTACGTCCTGGTCGTCGCGCGTGACATCTCCGAACGGAACGCTCGCGAGGCGGAACTCGAACGCCAGAAACATCGGGCCGAGGAGTACTTCGAGACGGCCGGAAACGTCATGCTGGTCCTCGACCGTGACCGGACCGTCGAGCGCATCAACGAACGGGGCAGCGACCTCCTCGGCTACGAGCGCTCGGAGCTCCTCGGAGCGGACTGGTTCGAGACGGTCGTTCCGGGCGAAATCGAACCTGAAATCGAAGATATCTTCGAAGCGTTCTGGACCGCGGAGTCACCGGCGATCGAAACGCATACGCATTATATCGAGACCAAGACGGGCGAAAAACGCTTCGTCAAGTGGCACAACACCGCGTTACACGATACGTCGGGGGCGGTGACGGGGATTCTCTCCTCGGGCATCGACATCACGGAACGGAAGGCCTACGAGGAGGAACTCGACGAAACGAACACCCTTCTCCGCACGATCGTCGAGAACATGCCGATGGGGGTGCTGGTCGAGGACGCCGATCGCGATATCCTGGTGACGAACGAGGAACTGCCCCGGGTTCTGGGCGCCTCGATACCCGCCGACGAATTGATCGGCCGGGATTGCACCGCAGCAGCCCAGAACCTCAAAGAGCGGTTCGCCGATCCGTCCTCGTTCGTCGACGGGATCGAACGCCGAATCGACCGACGAGAGCCGGCACACAACGAGGAACTCGAACTCGTGGACGGTCGGATTCTCGAACGTGATTACATTCCCTTCACGCTGGTTGGCGGGCCAGCCAACCTCTGGCTCTATCGCGACGTCACGGAACGCACGGAAAAGAACCGCGAGATGGCGTCGATACGGGACTTCCTCGACGATATCTTCGAGGCGCTGCCGTACCCGCTGTACGTCCTCGATACTGAGAATTACGAGATCGAACGGACCAACGAGAAGGTACCGAATCTGGACGGGAAGACTTGCTATGACCTCTCACATCAGCGGGACAAACCGTGTCACGAGGGGGACGAGTCGTTCCCCTGTCCGCTGAAAACAGTCCTCGAAACGGGCGAACCGACGACCGTCGAACACACGCACTACGGGGACGACGGGGAGGAGTACGTCCACGAAGTTCATGCAGCCCCGATCTTCGACGAGGACGGGAACGTCGTGCAGATGGTGGAGAGTCTCATCGACATTACGTCCCGGACCGAGTACGAACGGCAACTGGAGGAGCAACGGGACAACCTCGAAGTGCTCAATCAGGTACTGCGACACGACATCCGCAACGACCTCCAGCTGGTCACCGCCTACGCCGACATCCTCGAAGAGCGCGTCGACGACCAGCAGGAGTACGTCGAGACGATCCGGGAGAACGCCAGACACGCGGTCGAACTTACGACCACGGCCCGGGATATGGCGGACGTCTGGCTGTCGGATCGCGAGGAGCGCACTCGAGTGTCACTGCAGTCCACGCTCGAAACGGAACTCGACGAGGCACGATCGGTACACGACGACGCCGTCATTACCGTTACCGGGACCGTGCCGGAGACGCCGGTCCTCGCCGACGAGATGCTGGGATCGGTGTTTCACAACATCCTCCAGAACGCGGTGCGACACAACGACAAAGACATTCCGGAGGTGACGGTGGCGACAGCGGAACGCGAGGATACCGTCCGCGTACGAATCGCTGATAACGGCCCGGGCGTGCCGGCCGAGCAGCGGGGCGTTATCTTCGGGCGGGGCGAGAAGGGACTCGATAGCAGTGGGACGGGCCTGGGTCTCTATCTCGTGAAGACGCTCGTGGAGGGGTACGGCGGGGACGTCTGGGTCGAGGAGAACGACCCGGAGGGCGCCGTGTTCGTCGTCGAATTACCGACGGAGCGGGCTGACGACTGA
- a CDS encoding helix-turn-helix domain-containing protein: protein METLAAISQSDLRDALDDIDGGRAATRLFAALAYENGVTQSELANWFDVERKTVYNWLTRLDAENLVESATDSDRPGRNRRLTDSQFAEFTEALHEPPENVGFDAAGWTPTLAQRFLREAYGVEYSIPSCRRLMKEAGLTYRPTDAIERDDVSKDRGELSVDRSKYWVPE from the coding sequence ATGGAAACACTCGCAGCGATTTCGCAATCCGATCTTCGTGATGCCCTGGACGATATCGACGGAGGACGGGCAGCGACGCGACTTTTCGCCGCACTCGCCTACGAGAACGGCGTGACCCAATCCGAGTTGGCTAACTGGTTCGACGTCGAGCGCAAAACCGTATACAACTGGCTCACACGCCTCGACGCCGAGAACTTGGTCGAATCGGCGACAGATAGCGACCGTCCCGGCCGCAATCGCCGATTGACCGATTCGCAGTTCGCGGAATTCACCGAAGCCCTCCACGAACCACCCGAAAATGTTGGATTCGACGCTGCCGGCTGGACGCCGACGCTCGCCCAGCGCTTCCTCCGAGAAGCGTACGGGGTCGAGTATTCGATTCCAAGCTGTCGTCGGTTGATGAAAGAGGCAGGCCTGACATATAGGCCAACGGATGCCATAGAGAGAGACGACGTTTCAAAAGATCGTGGAGAGTTATCCGTCGATCGTTCAAAATACTGGGTTCCCGAGTGA
- the rdfA gene encoding rod-determining factor RdfA, which produces MRRKYELEGIDDQLRSRYVDGDASLRELERFVNIEIARSFLDGEPFSPVTVYRTLRDPDGDVSTSEKTDLRRRLRLENIDVERLESDWVSHMSVRTYLTKDLGIDTTREARSSITPETAIDQIRGLLSRDESIIWNNVSSVEGFDESRWDLHAEVHLLDQETGETKLLTEHLRDLEADE; this is translated from the coding sequence ATGCGGCGAAAGTACGAACTGGAGGGGATCGACGACCAATTACGGTCGAGATACGTCGACGGCGACGCATCGTTACGTGAACTAGAACGATTCGTCAACATCGAGATCGCGAGGTCGTTCCTCGATGGAGAGCCCTTCTCCCCGGTCACCGTCTATCGAACCCTCCGAGACCCGGATGGGGACGTCTCGACCAGTGAGAAGACGGATCTTCGTCGCCGTCTCCGCCTCGAGAACATCGACGTCGAACGGCTCGAATCCGACTGGGTCAGCCACATGTCGGTTCGAACGTACCTCACGAAGGATCTCGGGATCGATACCACACGGGAGGCGAGATCGTCGATCACGCCCGAGACGGCGATCGACCAGATCAGGGGGCTGCTCTCCCGCGACGAGAGCATCATCTGGAATAATGTATCATCCGTGGAGGGGTTCGACGAATCCCGATGGGACCTCCACGCCGAGGTCCATCTTCTCGATCAGGAGACCGGCGAGACGAAACTGTTGACCGAACATCTCCGAGATCTCGAGGCAGACGAATAG
- a CDS encoding archaea-specific SMC-related protein: MNRSEQSASHVEISNLGGIDRLEMTVPPGVNILAGENATNRSSFLKSVAAALGGDESAVSLKSDADEGSVRVEIGEMTGDREYRRNGGTVQRMGSPITTESELVDTYVSIFATNPARSAIRHGGEGLRDILMRGVDTSAISERIRSLKRERDDLERELADIEQTKSDLPALREREHSLENDLETVEAEIETIEAEIETYESTTEEIEAAKAHLEELERLRDKLGRVEREITTTEESLAEYEDEKADLTEALDDVSIPVNRRTELEDELNRIETDIADTRSTVRELSDIIANNQSIIEGEEAIAEFNTSEDVAAKLNPKQATVECWTCGTEVNRSKIETRIETLESIRQEKNDELQERKRRKSEIESEIADIQTRESERSQLKTELREVERTIESERDALEELNEEAERLEAEISQVETRVEETEELRESDLPAAYQRLSKKEHERGTIESKLQSVRSTIDEKEAQIGETATIEEQLDECRDELEKTRGEIDRIERDLVDQFNTQMEDLIDLLDYENISRVWLERLSTDEGSVSAFDIHVVRESADGTVYEDSLENLSESEREIIGIVVALSGYLVHDLAEAVPMVLFDSIESIDATRLENLFRYINEYAPTIVAALLPEDAAAVSEHTIEQPFAN, encoded by the coding sequence ATGAATCGGAGCGAACAGTCGGCGTCTCACGTCGAAATCTCCAATCTCGGAGGCATCGATCGGCTCGAAATGACCGTGCCCCCTGGCGTCAATATCCTCGCCGGAGAGAATGCAACGAACAGGTCGTCGTTTCTCAAATCGGTCGCCGCCGCCCTCGGCGGTGACGAGTCCGCCGTCTCGCTCAAATCGGACGCCGACGAGGGTTCGGTTCGGGTCGAAATCGGCGAGATGACCGGGGATAGAGAATACCGTCGAAACGGTGGAACGGTCCAGCGCATGGGCAGTCCCATCACCACGGAGTCGGAACTCGTCGACACGTACGTCTCGATCTTCGCGACGAATCCCGCCCGCTCTGCGATCCGACACGGTGGCGAGGGGCTACGAGATATCCTCATGCGCGGTGTCGATACGTCCGCTATCTCGGAGCGGATCCGATCGCTCAAACGGGAACGTGACGACCTGGAGAGGGAATTGGCCGACATCGAACAGACAAAGAGCGATCTGCCGGCCCTTCGGGAACGGGAACATTCCCTGGAAAACGACCTCGAGACGGTCGAAGCGGAAATCGAGACGATCGAGGCCGAGATCGAGACGTACGAGAGCACGACCGAGGAGATAGAAGCAGCGAAGGCGCATCTAGAGGAATTGGAACGCCTTCGAGACAAACTCGGTCGAGTGGAGCGGGAGATAACCACTACCGAGGAATCACTCGCGGAGTACGAGGACGAGAAGGCCGACCTCACCGAAGCGCTGGACGACGTATCGATTCCAGTGAATCGGCGAACCGAACTCGAGGACGAACTGAATAGAATCGAGACCGATATCGCCGACACACGATCGACGGTGAGAGAGCTCAGCGACATCATCGCCAACAACCAGTCCATCATCGAGGGAGAGGAGGCGATAGCCGAGTTCAACACGAGCGAGGACGTCGCCGCAAAGTTGAACCCAAAACAGGCGACCGTGGAGTGTTGGACCTGTGGGACCGAAGTGAATCGATCGAAGATCGAGACGCGTATCGAAACACTGGAATCGATCCGCCAGGAGAAAAACGACGAGTTGCAGGAGCGCAAACGGCGGAAATCGGAGATCGAATCGGAGATCGCCGACATCCAGACCAGAGAATCCGAACGATCGCAGTTGAAAACGGAACTTCGGGAGGTAGAACGGACGATCGAGTCCGAACGTGACGCACTCGAGGAGTTGAACGAAGAAGCCGAACGGCTCGAAGCGGAAATCTCACAGGTGGAAACGCGCGTCGAAGAGACGGAAGAGCTCCGGGAGAGCGATCTACCAGCGGCGTACCAGCGATTGAGCAAGAAAGAACACGAGCGAGGAACGATCGAATCGAAACTTCAGTCAGTTAGATCGACGATCGACGAAAAAGAAGCGCAAATCGGTGAGACGGCGACGATCGAAGAACAGCTAGACGAGTGTAGAGACGAACTGGAGAAAACACGTGGTGAGATCGATAGAATAGAGCGGGATCTCGTCGACCAGTTCAACACGCAGATGGAAGACCTCATCGACCTGCTCGATTACGAGAACATCAGCCGGGTCTGGCTCGAACGTCTCTCGACGGATGAGGGGTCGGTCTCAGCATTCGATATCCACGTGGTGAGGGAGTCCGCCGATGGGACGGTATACGAAGACTCACTCGAGAACCTCTCCGAATCGGAGCGAGAGATCATCGGTATCGTCGTCGCGCTGTCCGGCTATCTGGTTCACGATCTAGCGGAAGCCGTGCCGATGGTCCTCTTCGACTCCATCGAATCGATCGACGCCACTCGCCTCGAGAACCTCTTTCGGTACATCAACGAATACGCACCGACCATCGTCGCTGCTCTCCTCCCGGAGGACGCTGCAGCGGTATCCGAGCACACGATCGAACAGCCGTTCGCGAACTGA
- a CDS encoding IclR family transcriptional regulator: protein MSHQDNLVGSVGTSFAIIEYLKENDDAGITDISRGIGVTKSTVFNHVRTLEDNDVLIRHGDQYRLSLKFLDYGEHVRRNVDLFRVGKSLIDDLSEGTGEVANIMVPENGRGVYLYKSMGEKAVKHDTRAGKRICLHCTALGKSILSQMSESEVDAVIEQHGLAKMTESTITSRDELFEELEQIRERGYAINTGERNERVRCVGAPIQAHGEVRGAISVSGPETRMKNDEFIEGIATQVQETANVIEINLEHG from the coding sequence ATGAGCCACCAAGACAATCTCGTCGGGTCGGTCGGAACGTCGTTCGCGATCATCGAGTATCTCAAAGAGAACGACGACGCCGGAATTACGGATATCTCACGAGGGATCGGGGTGACGAAAAGTACCGTGTTCAATCACGTGCGGACCCTGGAGGACAACGACGTCCTCATTCGTCATGGAGACCAGTACCGACTCAGCCTCAAGTTCCTCGACTACGGCGAGCACGTCCGTCGGAACGTCGACCTCTTTAGAGTGGGCAAATCACTCATCGACGATCTCTCCGAAGGGACCGGGGAGGTGGCCAACATCATGGTTCCCGAAAACGGGCGTGGGGTCTATCTGTACAAATCGATGGGTGAGAAGGCCGTCAAACACGATACGCGCGCAGGGAAGCGAATCTGTCTGCACTGCACTGCTCTGGGCAAATCGATCCTCTCTCAGATGAGCGAAAGCGAGGTCGATGCGGTCATCGAACAGCACGGACTCGCGAAGATGACCGAGAGCACGATCACGAGCAGGGACGAACTCTTCGAGGAACTCGAGCAGATCAGAGAACGAGGCTATGCGATCAACACCGGCGAACGGAACGAACGGGTCCGCTGTGTCGGCGCACCCATCCAGGCACACGGTGAGGTGCGGGGAGCGATCAGCGTCTCTGGGCCGGAAACACGGATGAAAAACGACGAGTTCATCGAGGGCATCGCCACCCAGGTCCAGGAGACCGCGAACGTGATCGAGATCAACCTCGAGCACGGATGA
- the ggt gene encoding gamma-glutamyltransferase has translation MVTSGNLDRFNSRRSTAYHPNGIVATSQPLAASVGRDILKDGGNAFDAAVATAAVLNVVEPTSTGIGGDVFALYRTADGDVGALQSSGHAPKAATIDRVRERAAAEQGVDEADATMPLTGGLTVTVPGTARGWESIADRYGRLPLDTLLEPAIEYARDGYPVTEFIAEKWKHADELFTDDYARDTFLPSGRPPTPGEHIELPDLAATFSTIAADGADGLYDGPLGERIVETVQEAGGLLTMADLREFAVEYPEPISTTYRGVEVFELPPNNQGLVVLEALNIADELAADGVDPSDPERIHQLVESMKAAFTDGHHYITDPEYESVPPLHEKDYARKRASDIGPAATEDVDIGVPNGRSEDADTVLLTVADAAGNVVSFINSLFKGFGSGLVVPGTGIALQNRGRSFSLDPDHPNHIAPGKRPFHTLIPGLARFDADDWMAFGVMGGFMQPQGHLQVITNLVDRGMTEQAALDEPRWRYRADGRVAVEARMDTQTVSTLVRKGHDLTVMSPESFGGGQIARYADGTLIGGTDPRKDGIVSGY, from the coding sequence ATGGTTACGTCTGGCAACCTCGACCGTTTCAACTCTCGTCGTTCTACCGCGTACCATCCGAACGGGATTGTCGCCACGAGCCAACCACTCGCCGCCAGCGTCGGCAGAGATATTCTCAAAGATGGTGGAAATGCATTCGATGCAGCGGTGGCGACTGCGGCGGTGTTGAACGTCGTCGAACCAACCAGTACCGGAATCGGCGGCGACGTGTTCGCCCTGTATCGGACGGCGGACGGGGACGTCGGTGCCCTGCAAAGTAGCGGGCATGCACCGAAGGCGGCGACGATCGATCGGGTCAGAGAGCGGGCGGCAGCGGAACAGGGTGTGGACGAAGCGGACGCCACGATGCCGCTGACCGGGGGATTGACCGTGACAGTTCCCGGAACCGCTCGGGGCTGGGAATCGATCGCCGATCGGTACGGACGACTCCCGTTGGATACCCTCCTCGAACCGGCGATCGAGTACGCTCGAGATGGCTACCCGGTCACCGAATTCATCGCGGAGAAATGGAAACACGCGGACGAGCTATTCACCGACGACTACGCACGAGACACCTTCCTCCCCAGCGGACGACCGCCGACGCCCGGCGAACATATCGAACTCCCCGACCTCGCGGCAACGTTCTCGACCATCGCCGCCGACGGGGCGGATGGGTTGTACGATGGTCCCCTGGGCGAACGGATCGTCGAAACCGTCCAGGAAGCGGGGGGACTCCTCACGATGGCCGATCTGCGGGAGTTCGCCGTCGAGTACCCCGAACCGATATCCACCACGTACCGCGGCGTGGAGGTCTTCGAACTGCCACCCAACAATCAGGGCCTGGTCGTCCTCGAGGCCCTCAACATCGCCGATGAACTGGCTGCCGATGGCGTGGACCCGAGCGACCCCGAACGAATCCACCAGCTCGTCGAATCGATGAAAGCCGCCTTCACCGACGGGCACCATTACATCACTGATCCCGAGTACGAATCGGTTCCCCCACTCCACGAGAAGGACTACGCTCGCAAGCGGGCGTCCGACATCGGTCCGGCCGCAACGGAGGACGTCGATATCGGCGTGCCCAATGGCCGATCCGAAGACGCAGACACGGTGTTGCTCACCGTCGCAGATGCCGCGGGCAACGTCGTCTCGTTCATCAATTCGCTGTTCAAGGGATTCGGGAGCGGACTGGTCGTCCCCGGGACCGGTATCGCCCTCCAGAACCGGGGTCGGTCGTTCTCCCTGGACCCCGACCACCCGAACCACATCGCGCCAGGCAAACGACCGTTCCATACCCTGATTCCAGGTCTCGCACGATTCGACGCCGACGACTGGATGGCGTTCGGCGTGATGGGCGGGTTCATGCAACCGCAAGGCCACCTGCAGGTGATAACGAACCTCGTCGACAGGGGCATGACCGAACAGGCGGCACTCGACGAACCGCGGTGGCGGTACCGTGCCGATGGACGGGTCGCCGTCGAGGCACGCATGGACACCCAGACGGTCTCCACGTTGGTCAGGAAGGGACACGACCTCACGGTGATGTCTCCGGAGAGCTTCGGTGGGGGACAGATCGCCCGCTATGCGGATGGTACGCTCATCGGGGGCACCGATCCCCGTAAGGACGGCATCGTTTCCGGTTACTGA
- a CDS encoding fumarylacetoacetate hydrolase family protein, whose translation MEQFDLDSIGTFIALGGSFSTHRRQDAEPEWPIMWTVPHQGIIPEGEAIEIPSYVEDVVPGPEPAVIIDDVGDGLWQATEEEAAAAVKGFTISNDVTAKGKFPAYPYPEQEGSLGRGYKSFPTFSPTLAGYEPLEADAIDNDTMVEAFIDGETVVSGSTDTMDFTVVELIAHVSKIINLQENDVISLGDPSQPTGYLDDAEEVTCKVEKIGELTNPIEHVD comes from the coding sequence ATGGAACAATTCGACCTCGACAGCATTGGGACGTTTATCGCACTCGGTGGCAGCTTTTCGACCCACCGAAGACAGGACGCCGAACCGGAGTGGCCGATCATGTGGACGGTTCCCCACCAGGGAATCATCCCGGAGGGCGAAGCGATCGAGATCCCCTCCTACGTCGAAGACGTGGTCCCGGGCCCAGAACCGGCAGTCATCATCGACGACGTCGGTGACGGGCTCTGGCAGGCGACCGAAGAAGAAGCCGCAGCGGCGGTGAAGGGGTTCACCATCTCGAACGACGTCACGGCGAAAGGGAAATTCCCCGCCTACCCCTACCCGGAGCAGGAAGGGTCGCTCGGGCGAGGCTACAAGAGCTTCCCGACGTTCAGCCCGACACTCGCCGGGTACGAACCGCTCGAAGCCGATGCCATCGATAACGATACGATGGTCGAGGCATTCATCGACGGGGAAACGGTGGTATCGGGTTCCACCGACACGATGGACTTCACCGTGGTCGAACTGATCGCCCACGTGAGCAAGATCATCAACTTGCAAGAGAACGACGTCATCTCACTGGGTGACCCGTCGCAACCGACTGGCTACCTGGATGACGCCGAAGAAGTCACGTGCAAAGTGGAGAAAATCGGCGAGTTGACGAATCCGATCGAGCACGTCGACTGA
- a CDS encoding YeiH family protein, protein MVSQLREAALHVLPGLLLLFVVGIAARIGAGYVPVVNYLILAVVLGAVLVNLFGLPAWASAGVSSHKLLLEAGIVLMGARISLAAVSDAGPKIVVLVVATVAFTAILTELLSRNVFGLANKMGSLMASGAAICGVSAIVAVAGGIDAKKDQIAFAVATILLFDAVTLFVYPILGTILNLQDVVFGVWAGLSMFSTGPVAAAGFAYSDTAGQWATMTKLTRNLFIGLAVIAYAGYYARAESKTGTVDRPLGLFWQNFPKFVLGFVAMMVIANVGILSDGQLATLENSYKWLFLFAFAGLGMGINVDEMRATGFRPVLLTLTALTIVSITTLVVVSALFGV, encoded by the coding sequence ATGGTGAGCCAGCTGCGCGAGGCGGCCCTCCACGTGCTCCCGGGCCTCCTCTTGCTCTTCGTCGTCGGCATCGCGGCCAGGATCGGCGCCGGATACGTTCCGGTCGTCAACTATCTGATCCTCGCCGTCGTGCTCGGCGCTGTGCTGGTGAACCTGTTCGGGCTTCCAGCGTGGGCCAGCGCAGGTGTTTCATCGCACAAGCTCCTCCTCGAGGCGGGAATCGTTCTGATGGGGGCGCGGATCTCACTGGCAGCCGTTTCGGATGCGGGACCCAAGATAGTGGTCCTGGTGGTGGCGACCGTGGCGTTCACGGCCATCCTCACGGAGCTACTGTCACGGAACGTCTTCGGCCTGGCCAACAAGATGGGGTCGCTGATGGCCAGCGGGGCAGCCATCTGTGGCGTCTCGGCAATCGTCGCAGTCGCCGGAGGAATCGACGCGAAAAAAGACCAGATCGCGTTCGCCGTCGCGACGATACTGCTCTTCGACGCCGTCACGTTGTTCGTGTACCCGATTCTGGGTACCATACTGAACTTACAGGACGTCGTCTTCGGGGTCTGGGCTGGCCTCAGTATGTTCAGCACCGGCCCGGTCGCTGCTGCTGGGTTCGCCTACTCGGACACGGCGGGGCAGTGGGCGACGATGACGAAACTGACGCGTAACCTGTTCATCGGCCTCGCGGTCATCGCGTATGCCGGGTACTACGCTCGGGCGGAGTCGAAGACGGGAACGGTCGACCGGCCACTCGGCCTCTTCTGGCAGAACTTCCCGAAATTCGTACTGGGATTTGTGGCCATGATGGTGATCGCCAACGTCGGCATCCTCTCCGACGGACAACTGGCCACACTGGAGAACTCGTACAAGTGGCTCTTCCTCTTCGCGTTTGCGGGCCTCGGAATGGGCATCAACGTCGATGAGATGCGGGCGACGGGGTTCAGGCCGGTGCTGTTGACCCTGACCGCACTCACGATCGTCAGTATCACGACGCTCGTCGTCGTCTCGGCGCTATTCGGTGTGTAG